The nucleotide sequence TGCTCACATAAAGTATGATCTAGACTCAGCCGGTATCGCTAGAAAAATAAAATCATTTTTAGAGCAATAAATGAAGGTCGGGATTGATTTTGACAATACGATCGTTTCATATGACAAATTGTTCTATCAGATTGCACTCGAAAAAAAATTAATTCCGCCTAGCTTACTGCCAAAAAAAATTGTTATACGTGATTATCTTCGATCCGTTGACAAAGAGGATTTCTGGACGCTAATGCAGGGCGAGGTTTACGGTTCAAGATTAAATGAAGCAAATCCATACCCCTATTTTTTTGATTTTATAAAAACAGCCCAAAGACTTGATTGTCAAATATTTATTATCAGCCACAAAACAAAGGCGCCATTTTTAGGGCCGGCTTTTGATTTGCATAAAGCCGCAAATGAATGGATTATAAAAAATATGAATCTTAATGGGATTAAGTTTGATGAAAAAAAGGGTGCCTTTTTTGAAGTTACTAAAGAAAAAAAAATTGATCGAATTGCTCAGCTAGAATGCGATGTATTTATTGATGATTTGCCTGAAATATTATCCGTTTCCAGTTTTCCGAAAAATACAAAAAAAATTTTGTTCGATCCAGATAAGATGCATCAAAAAATTTCTCCTGAAATAAATAATGTGTCTTCGTGGAAAGCAATTCAAAAT is from Polynucleobacter sp. MWH-UH23A and encodes:
- a CDS encoding haloacid dehalogenase-like hydrolase, with translation MKVGIDFDNTIVSYDKLFYQIALEKKLIPPSLLPKKIVIRDYLRSVDKEDFWTLMQGEVYGSRLNEANPYPYFFDFIKTAQRLDCQIFIISHKTKAPFLGPAFDLHKAANEWIIKNMNLNGIKFDEKKGAFFEVTKEKKIDRIAQLECDVFIDDLPEILSVSSFPKNTKKILFDPDKMHQKISPEINNVSSWKAIQNLIINDLS